The following coding sequences are from one Triticum aestivum cultivar Chinese Spring chromosome 5A, IWGSC CS RefSeq v2.1, whole genome shotgun sequence window:
- the LOC123101556 gene encoding BTB/POZ domain-containing protein POB1-like yields MAEDNDEEGIDSSCVVMGTPALRVKTIHVSSVILAARSSFFFKLFSNGAKKSGQRQSKIRIADSEENAFMELLRFMYNGKLRPTTESSLLVDILMAADKFDVVSCIKLCTQRLIGQPMTLECAVRCLDLPCSISMAADLSEAAKKFLSERYEKFLLTKFQDELMTIPLTGIVAILSRNHPGVASEESVYDFVLRWAHLQYPNSEERHKILSSSLLPLVTLGRIMTIAILTDQSSCVINFSIKHEHCRGLFPSRSIRSPPFYCAGHGFFLSALAKTEPFNFFGLLIKKLEGNGPLRGAIDYEMEVTARRSSEFDSISRRTTTTDIRQAFGCRIPWSEISADDSPFFVDDNLHLRVRIKITPQP; encoded by the exons ATGGCCGAAG ATAATGATGAAGAAGGTATTGACTCTTCTTGTGTTGTGATGGGTACGCCAGCGTTACGAGTCAAGACCATACATGTCAGTTCGGTGATCCTCGCCGCAAGAAGTTCTTTCTTTTTTAAG CTTTTCTCAAATGGCGCGAAAAAATCTGGTCAAAGACAGTCAAAAATTAGAATTGCTGATTCAG AGGAAAATGCCTTTATGGAGCTTTTACGCTTTATGTACAATGGAAAGTTGAGACCAACAACCGAGTCCAGTCTTCTGGTTGATATCTTGATGGCTGCTGACAAATTTGATGTCGTTTCATGCATCAAGCTTTGCACTCAGCGGCTCATAGGCCAGCCTATGACCCTTGAATGTGCAGTGAGGTGCCTAGATCTCCCATGTTCCATTTCAATGGCAGCTGACCTATCAGAGGCAGCCAAGAAATTCCTTTCTGAAAGATACGAGAAATTCCTGTTAACAAA GTTCCAAGATGAATTGATGACGATTCCTCTCACTGGGATTGTAGCCATCTTATCAAGGAATCACCCTGGGGTTGCATCTGAAGAATCCGTCTATGACTTCGTGCTCAGGTGGGCCCATTTGCAGTACCCAAATTCAGaagaaagacacaagattttgaGCTCAAGTTTACTTCCACTGGTGACACTAGGGCGTATCATGACCATTGCCATCCTAACTGACCAGTCATCTTGCGTAATTAACTTTAGTATAAAGCATGAGCACTGCCGCGGGCTCTTCCCATCAAGATCGATACGCTCGCCACCATTCTATTGTGCAGGGCATGGTTTCTTCCTCTCGGCGCTCGCTAAAACTGAGCCATTCAACTTTTTTGGTCTCTTAATAAAGAAGCTAGAAGGCAATGGCCCACTAAGGGGGGCAATAGATTATGAGATGGAGGTAACGGCAAGGCGGTCGTCGGAGTTTGACTCCATATCGAGGCGCACCACCACCACCGACATTAGACAAGCTTTTGGATGCAGGATTCCTTGGTCGGAGATCAGTGCTGATGATAGCCCCTTCTTTGTCGACGACAATCTCCATCTGCGAGTTCGCATCAAGATTACGCCGCAGCCATAG
- the LOC123101557 gene encoding BTB/POZ domain-containing protein POB1, with translation MARTLLSCVLRLRAHCTLPALPTASLSPFYLLPPPPARVTAAGWRSSTIPLTAPVGGGDASTGGAGPGPEVDAGFEFAFDNEAFSDRELRIVVVGANDAASRKRRREEAEGDGGEDIDSYTVMSTPVLRVETIHVCSAILAAKSNFFRKLFSNGMKESGHRQATVTIAESEYEAFLELLHFIYSGKLAPTEPILLVDILLAADKFEAASCIKLCGQRLIDLPMTAESAVMCLDLPCSISMAPALEEAAKKFLAKRYDKFLSTEFQGELMRISLTGIVAILSRNHPGVASEESVYDFVLRWACFQYPNSEERHKILSSSLLPLVPVVRSMTNGILMDQPSCIVDFTLSHGQCSGLFPSGSIRSPPFYCAGHGFFLSAHGKMALSNFFGLSIEKLEDKGPLRGTIDYEI, from the exons ATGGCGCGCACACTGCTTTCTTGTGTCCTCCGCCTCCGTGCACACTGCA CGCTTCCGGCCTTACCCACTGCCTCTCTCTCTCCATTTTACCTTCTCCCTCCGCCGCCAGCTAGGGTTACGGCCGCCGGGTGGCGCAGCTCAACAATACCTCTCACAGCGCCGGTGGGTGGCGGCGACGCGTCGACTGGGGGCGCGGGGCCAGGGCCAGAGGTGGACGCGGGCTTCGAGTTCGCCTTCGACAATGAGGCCTTCTCCGACAGGGAGCTGCGTATAGTGGTCGTCGGCGCCAACGACGCCGCCAGCCGCAAGCGCCGGCGCGAGGAGGCCGAAG GTGATGGTGGAGAAGATATCGACTCTTATACTGTGATGAGTACACCCGTTTTACGAGTTGAAACTATACATGTCTGCTCGGCGATTCTTGCTGCAAAAAGTAATTTCTTTCGCAAG CTTTTCTCAAATGGCATGAAGGAATCTGGCCACAGACAGGCAACAGTTACAATTGCTGAATCAG AGTACGAAGCCTTCCTGGAGCTTTTACACTTTATTTATAGTGGAAAGCTGGCACCAACTGAACCCATTCTTCTGGTTGATATCCTGCTGGCCGCTGATAAATTTGAGGCTGCTTCTTGCATTAAGCTTTGCGGTCAACGGCTCATAGACCTGCCTATGACCGCAGAATCTGCAGTAATGTGCCTAGATCTCCCATGTTCCATTTCAATGGCACCTGCCCTGGAAGAGGCGGCCAAGAAATTCCTTGCTAAAAGATACGATAAATTCCTGTCGACAGA GTTTCAGGGTGAACTGATGAGGATATCTCTCACTGGGATTGTAGCCATTTTATCAAGGAATCACCCCGGGGTTGCATCTGAAGAATCCGTCTATGACTTTGTGCTCAGGTGGGCCTGCTTTCAGTATCCAAATTCAGAAGAAAGGCACAAGATTTTGAGTTCAAGCTTACTTCCACTGGTGCCAGTAGTGCGCAGCATGACCAATGGCATCCTGATGGACCAGCCGTCCTGTATAGTTGACTTTACTCTAAGTCATGGGCAATGCTCGGGGCTCTTCCCATCAGGATCGATACGCTCCCCGCCGTTCTATTGTGCAGGGCATGGTTTCTTCCTCTCAGCGCACGGTAAAATGGCGCTGTCCAACTTTTTTGGCCTCTCAATAGAGAAGCTAGAAGACAAGGGGCCATTAAGAGGGACAATAGATTATGAGATTTGA
- the LOC123104795 gene encoding cytochrome b561, DM13 and DOMON domain-containing protein At5g54830, which produces MAPALAPLLASLAVAAAVLAAVADAACRHTNLTAGFAADLTMLQHQLRGTVRLDPSGACALQLTRFDLLAASPSARFWAADGPSLDDLAKGRPFSPLPLNATFRNETLRLPFSAPLPPLLAIFDPDTSSDLGHVFLSAVSNSSNTTAALASRIAAPTMFDNCVQLSEGYRLRWTLNVSAGEVDIGLEAAVGSEYYMAFGWADPKANSPAMVRSDVVVAGFTEEGMPFAEDYYITDYSECTMGKDDLPVSGVCPDSAYDDGRNNSRLVYGHRRDGVSFVRYKRKLDSEDDKYDVPVGATEEMAVVWAIGKLRPPDTLRPHYLPQNHGGPRDETFGLMRVNLSEVVDSCLGPLDADNKQDQDRIIADGKTPLVVTSAPALRYPNPPNPDKVIYINKKEAPLLKVERGVPVKFLVQAGHDVALYVTSDPIGGNATLRNKTEVIYAGGPDVHGVPATPTELVWLPDRNTPDLVYYQSVYEAKMGWKVQVVDGGLSDMYNNSVLLDDQQVTLFWTLSTDSISIAARGEKKSGYLAVAFGSGMLNSYAYVGWVGNDGVGRVKTYWIDGKSAAGIHSTSENLTYVRCKSEDGVITFEFTRPLKPSCTGKVECKNIIDPTTPLKVVWAMGASWSGDDLTDSNMHSVTSSRPIRVLLLRGSAEAEQDLRPVLAVHGFMMFVAWGILLPGGILAARYLKSLKGDGWYQIHVYLQYSGISIMFLGVLFAAAELRGFYVDSVHVKFGLSALLLAAFQPLNAYFRPKRPANGEVPPQNRVLWEYLHVITGRSAIVVGVVALFTGMKHLGHRYDSENVEELTWALMLWVLSAIVIALSLEYKEVKRRGGDRSFRGHWVLGNTEEDDSVDLLHPDSSARSSESRPSGVMEVQLEPLTR; this is translated from the coding sequence ATGGCCCCCGCCCTCGCCCCACTCCTCGCCAGCCTCGCGGTGGCGGCCGCGGTCCTGGCGGCCGTTGCCGACGCGGCGTGCCGGCACACCAACCTCACGGCGGGCTTCGCGGCGGACCTCACCATGCTGCAGCACCAGCTGCGGGGCACGGTGCGCCTCGACCCCTCCGGCGCCTGCGCGCTCCAGCTCACGCGCTTCGACCtcctcgccgcctccccctccgCGCGCTTCTGGGCCGCCGACGGCCCTTCCCTCGACGACCTCGCCAAAGGCCGCCCCTTTTCGCCGCTCCCGCTCAACGCCACCTTCCGCAACGAGACGCTCCGCCTCCCCTTCTCCGCCCCGCTGCCGCCGCTCCTCGCCATCTTCGACCCCGACACCTCCTCCGACCTCGGCCACGTCTTCCTATCCGCCGTCTCCAACTCCTCCAACACCACCGCCGCTCTTGCCTCCCGGATCGCCGCGCCCACCATGTTCGACAACTGCGTCCAGCTCTCCGAGGGCTACCGCCTTCGCTGGACGCTCAATGTGTCCGCCGGCGAGGTCGACATCGGCCTTGAGGCTGCCGTTGGCTCCGAGTACTACATGGCTTTCGGGTGGGCCGACCCCAAGGCCAACTCCCCCGCCATGGTCCGCTCGGACGTTGTCGTCGCCGGCTTCACCGAGGAAGGTATGCCCTTCGCAGAGGACTACTACATTACCGACTACAGCGAGTGCACCATGGGGAAGGATGACCTGCCAGTGTCGGGAGTGTGCCCGGACAGTGCTTATGATGACGGGAGGAACAATTCCAGGCTGGTTTATGGGCACCGGCGCGATGGCGTGTCTTTCGTCAGGTACAAGAGGAAACTCGATAGTGAAGATGACAAGTATGATGTGCCTGTTGGTGCCACGGAGGAGATGGCTGTGGTCTGGGCCATCGGGAAGCTGCGTCCGCCGGACACCCTGCGCCCACACTACCTCCCGCAGAACCATGGGGGGCCGAGGGACGAAACCTTTGGATTGATGAGGGTCAATTTGTCCGAGGTGGTGGACAGTTGCCTTGGACCGTTGGATGCTGACAATAAGCAAGACCAGGACAGGATCATTGCCGATGGGAAGACACCGCTGGTTGTGACATCCGCTCCAGCATTGCGCTACCCAAACCCACCAAACCCGGACAAGGTGATATACATCAACAAGAAGGAGGCGCCACTGCTGAAGGTTGAGAGGGGTGTGCCGGTGAAGTTCTTAGTGCAGGCTGGTCATGATGTGGCACTGTATGTCACTTCAGACCCCATCGGTGGAAATGCCACTTTGCGGAATAAGACTGAGGTCATATATGCCGGTGGCCCTGATGTTCATGGTGTGCCAGCAACCCCCACAGAGCTGGTTTGGCTGCCTGATAGGAATACACCTGATCTTGTCTACTACCAGTCGGTGTATGAAGCAAAGATGGGGTGGAAGGTTCAAGTGGTAGATGGAGGCCTCAGCGACATGTACAATAACAGTGTATTGTTGGATGATCAGCAGGTTACTCTGTTTTGGACTCTGTCCACTGACTCTATATCCATAGCAGCTCGAGGTGAGAAGAAAAGCGGGTACCTTGCTGTCGCGTTTGGGAGTGGGATGCTGAACAGTTATGCCTATGTTGGCTGGGTAGGCAATGATGGAGTTGGCAGGGTCAAGACTTACTGGATTGATGGAAAGAGTGCAGCAGGTATTCATTCAACATCTGAAAATTTAACCTATGTCAGGTGTAAATCAGAAGATGGCGTTATTACATTTGAGTTTACACGTCCTCTTAAGCCTTCCTGTACTGGAAAGGTAGAGTGCAAGAATATTATTGATCCAACCACACCTCTCAAGGTTGTTTGGGCCATGGGTGCAAGCTGGTCAGGAGATGATCTGACGGACAGTAATATGCATTCGGTCACAAGCAGTCGCCCCATACGTGTTCTTTTGTTGAGAGGTTCAGCTGAGGCAGAACAGGACTTGCGGCCCGTTCTGGCTGTGCATGGATTTATGATGTTTGTGGCCTGGGGCATTTTGCTTCCTGGTGGAATATTGGCTGCTCGGTATTTGAAAAGCTTGAAGGGAGACGGGTGGTACCAAATACATGTCTATCTGCAGTATTCTGGGATCTCTATAATGTTCCTTGGCGTCCTTTTTGCTGCAGCTGAGCTCCGAGGTTTCTATGTCGATTCAGTGCACGTCAAGTTTGGTTTGTCAGCCTTACTGTTGGCAGCTTTTCAGCCACTCAATGCCTATTTCCGGCCCAAGAGGCCCGCTAACGGGGAGGTTCCACCCCAGAACCGTGTCCTCTGGGAGTACCTACATGTCATCACAGGCAGGTCAGCAATTGTCGTCGGAGTCGTGGCGCTTTTCACCGGAATGAAGCATTTAGGCCACAGGTATGACAGTGAAAATGTAGAGGAGCTCACCTGGGCCTTGATGCTGTGGGTGCTTTCCGCCATAGTTATAGCTCTGTCCTTGGAATATAAAGAGGTCAAACGAAGGGGCGGCGACCGAAGCTTCAGAGGGCACTGGGTTCTAGGTAACACCGAGGAAGATGACTCGGTTGATCTCTTGCATCCTGACAGCTCTGCCAGGAGTTCAGAATCTAGGCCTTCTGGTGTAATGGAGGTGCAGCTTGAGCCTCTCACTAGATGA